Proteins from a single region of Methanotorris igneus Kol 5:
- a CDS encoding formylmethanofuran dehydrogenase subunit A yields MNLIIKNGYVFDPFNGIDGEKMDIFVKDGKIVEEFSPNEDNVKVIDAKNKTIMPGGVDSHTHVAGPKVTHGRMMCPEFQYKHPIKKTNITHSGSGNVVPSSYVMGYKYTLMGYTTVCEAATPPMLAKHTHEELKHVPILNKCAYLMLGNNWFVMRYLKEGDIEKAAAYVAWMLKIHKTFGIKCVNPAGVENWGWGLNINSLDEPNLHFEITPRDVIKGLAEVNEMLGYPMSIHVHANGLGHPGNWELARETLKIPKHIKANQKVEVDEEIKTKVSYEREQSIYLTHVQFNAFGGTSWKDFESGTRGIIDYVNKSKHVVIDSGCVVFGPAICMTGDGPNLYDLAVLTGNKWSNADVELECGSGIVPFAYKKKNGVHSVQWAMGLELLLGVEDPWKVVMTTDSPNGGPFTNYPKVIAWLMSRKAREDTLLECHSWASERTDLPSIDREMTLYEIATITRATPAKAVGLAPMKGHLGVGADADIAIYDINPETLNTNDYKTIEKKFSVAEYTINGGKIVAHNGKIVSTPEGRTYYCNTKFNDEEIYNEMIKDVKEWFKYYTFDFTNYPTSEHYLTKPTPINVGE; encoded by the coding sequence ATGAATCTCATAATAAAAAATGGTTATGTGTTTGACCCATTTAATGGGATTGATGGAGAAAAGATGGATATATTTGTTAAAGATGGAAAAATTGTTGAAGAATTCTCTCCAAATGAGGACAATGTAAAAGTTATTGATGCAAAAAATAAGACAATTATGCCTGGTGGAGTTGATTCTCACACACACGTTGCAGGTCCAAAGGTTACACACGGTAGGATGATGTGTCCCGAGTTTCAATATAAACACCCTATAAAAAAGACAAACATAACACATAGCGGAAGCGGAAATGTTGTTCCTTCAAGTTATGTTATGGGGTATAAATACACTTTAATGGGTTATACAACCGTTTGTGAGGCAGCAACACCGCCAATGCTTGCAAAACACACACATGAGGAGTTAAAGCATGTTCCTATTTTGAATAAATGTGCTTATTTGATGCTTGGAAACAATTGGTTTGTTATGAGATACTTAAAGGAAGGAGACATTGAAAAAGCCGCTGCTTATGTTGCGTGGATGCTTAAAATCCACAAAACATTTGGAATTAAGTGTGTAAATCCTGCTGGTGTAGAGAATTGGGGATGGGGTTTGAATATTAATTCATTGGATGAACCAAACTTGCACTTTGAAATTACACCAAGAGATGTTATTAAAGGACTTGCAGAAGTTAATGAGATGTTAGGTTATCCAATGTCAATACATGTTCACGCAAATGGTCTCGGACACCCGGGAAACTGGGAATTAGCAAGAGAAACCTTAAAAATACCAAAACATATAAAAGCAAATCAAAAAGTTGAGGTTGATGAAGAAATAAAGACAAAAGTTTCCTATGAAAGGGAGCAGAGTATTTATTTAACCCATGTTCAGTTTAACGCATTTGGTGGAACTTCTTGGAAGGACTTTGAATCAGGAACACGTGGAATTATTGACTATGTGAATAAATCAAAGCATGTTGTTATTGATAGTGGGTGTGTTGTATTTGGTCCAGCAATTTGTATGACTGGGGATGGTCCAAATCTCTATGATTTGGCTGTTTTGACTGGAAATAAGTGGTCAAATGCTGATGTTGAGTTAGAATGCGGTTCAGGTATTGTGCCATTTGCATACAAGAAAAAAAATGGGGTTCATAGCGTCCAATGGGCAATGGGTTTGGAGTTATTGTTGGGTGTTGAAGACCCTTGGAAGGTTGTCATGACAACAGACAGCCCTAATGGTGGACCTTTCACAAATTACCCAAAAGTCATTGCATGGTTGATGAGTAGGAAGGCAAGAGAAGACACATTATTAGAATGCCACAGTTGGGCTTCTGAAAGAACAGACCTTCCAAGTATTGATAGAGAGATGACACTATACGAGATTGCAACAATAACAAGAGCAACACCAGCAAAAGCAGTAGGTTTAGCACCAATGAAGGGACATTTGGGTGTTGGCGCAGATGCAGATATTGCAATTTATGATATAAACCCAGAGACACTCAACACAAATGACTACAAAACCATAGAGAAGAAGTTCTCAGTTGCAGAATACACAATAAATGGAGGAAAAATTGTTGCACACAATGGAAAGATTGTTTCAACACCAGAAGGAAGAACATACTACTGTAACACCAAATTTAACGATGAAGAGATTTACAATGAGATGATTAAGGATGTTAAAGAGTGGTTTAAGTATTATACCTTTGATTTCACCAACTATCCAACATCAGAGCATTATTTAACAAAACCAACGCCAATAAATGTGGGTGAATAA
- a CDS encoding formylmethanofuran dehydrogenase subunit C, giving the protein MQVILTPKETPDIPIEADVITPDNFANKSKEEIESLMVWQGPNTYPLSEFFDVEVSSDDSEDVTIIIEGDVKRVKYIGYKMTSGKIIINGNVGIQLGSEMKGGEIVVNGNAGNWVGREMKGGLIKINGNAGDYVGSAYRGSWYGMKGGKIIVEGNAGNNVGGGLSGGEIIIKGNVGQFCGIRQSGGFIYIGGNAERAVGVEMSKGDIVVCGRIRFFAPGFEFANEEVDININGMQINGEFLKFVGDYAIKRNPKGKLYALKEKNLGLIEPELYECYESHRYDGGIKALLNTGSTIVQGEIIKGGKKFTEKYVKECAVCYIHPKDYAYLGKPKYVKVFSEDRKSEICLKAIPDDSLQEGTVFIPRSIWANVVISSYTEAMGSPLYKGCFVFVEPVKEAKILSAEEIMKRIYG; this is encoded by the coding sequence ATGCAAGTGATTTTAACTCCAAAAGAAACCCCAGATATTCCCATAGAAGCAGATGTTATAACACCAGATAACTTTGCAAATAAGAGCAAAGAGGAAATTGAATCCTTAATGGTTTGGCAAGGTCCAAATACATATCCACTTTCAGAGTTTTTTGATGTTGAAGTAAGTTCAGACGATTCAGAGGATGTAACAATAATTATTGAAGGAGATGTTAAGAGGGTTAAATACATTGGCTATAAAATGACCTCTGGGAAAATCATAATCAATGGAAATGTTGGAATTCAGTTAGGTTCTGAAATGAAAGGCGGAGAGATTGTTGTAAATGGAAATGCTGGAAATTGGGTTGGAAGGGAAATGAAAGGCGGATTAATAAAAATTAATGGAAACGCTGGGGACTATGTCGGTTCTGCTTACAGGGGCAGTTGGTACGGAATGAAAGGGGGAAAAATTATTGTTGAAGGAAACGCTGGGAATAATGTTGGAGGAGGTTTATCTGGCGGAGAAATTATCATAAAAGGCAATGTTGGGCAGTTTTGTGGTATAAGGCAAAGTGGTGGATTCATATATATTGGAGGAAACGCAGAAAGGGCTGTTGGAGTAGAGATGTCAAAAGGAGATATTGTTGTTTGTGGGAGGATAAGGTTCTTTGCCCCGGGGTTTGAGTTTGCTAATGAAGAGGTTGATATAAACATCAATGGAATGCAAATTAACGGAGAATTCCTTAAATTTGTTGGAGATTATGCAATAAAAAGAAATCCAAAAGGAAAACTCTACGCTTTAAAAGAAAAAAACCTTGGTCTCATCGAACCTGAATTGTATGAATGCTATGAGAGTCATAGATACGATGGTGGGATAAAAGCCCTCCTTAACACAGGAAGTACCATTGTGCAAGGGGAAATTATTAAAGGAGGAAAAAAATTCACAGAAAAATACGTTAAAGAATGTGCTGTCTGCTACATCCACCCAAAGGATTATGCATATCTTGGAAAGCCAAAGTATGTTAAAGTATTTAGCGAGGATAGAAAATCAGAGATATGTTTAAAGGCAATTCCAGACGATTCCTTGCAAGAAGGAACTGTCTTTATTCCAAGATCTATTTGGGCAAATGTTGTTATTAGCTCATACACAGAGGCTATGGGTTCTCCGCTTTATAAAGGTTGCTTTGTGTTTGTTGAGCCAGTAAAAGAGGCAAAGATATTGAGTGCAGAGGAAATTATGAAAAGAATATATGGGTGA
- a CDS encoding formylmethanofuran dehydrogenase subunit B has protein sequence MKVFKGITCPVCGMACDDIEVLYDEENQKIIVRNVCREGAPKFQEIVSPHRIREPMIKKNGEFVKVSWEEAINKAAEILANAKRPLLFMGAETSAEAHIVGLHMAEYLGGVADSNSTIUHGPTLMGVQEAGLPGCTAGEVKNRADLIIFWGCNPMHSHPRHMSRYSVFARGYWTERGRKDRKIVVVDPRKTDTAKLADLHVQLKPNTDYEMFSALLTVLRGKRPHHSIEKITGVPIETIEEMVELMKNSKFVKIYGGLGLPASRGGHRNIEMVLNLVKELNKYTKCAIGALRGHCNVNGFNQIASYMYGYPYGLDFARGYPRYNPGEFTFADLLREREIDAILVVAAGIVEHTPKDCAKYLNEIPMVCIDIAPGPTPYASDVVLPGVIDGMECGATFYRFDGLTLYAKPFTKSPFPFTKSNEDTLKQIFNKIKEIKEEKKINKHNQPK, from the coding sequence ATGAAAGTTTTTAAGGGGATCACTTGTCCCGTTTGTGGAATGGCATGTGATGATATCGAGGTTTTATATGATGAAGAGAACCAAAAAATAATTGTAAGAAATGTTTGTAGGGAAGGGGCACCAAAGTTCCAAGAAATTGTAAGCCCACACAGAATAAGAGAACCAATGATAAAGAAAAATGGAGAATTTGTTAAAGTTAGTTGGGAAGAAGCAATAAACAAGGCAGCAGAAATTTTGGCAAATGCAAAAAGACCACTCTTATTTATGGGTGCTGAAACTTCAGCAGAAGCACACATCGTTGGATTACACATGGCTGAGTATTTAGGAGGAGTTGCTGACTCAAACTCAACAATATGACACGGTCCAACATTAATGGGTGTTCAAGAGGCTGGACTTCCTGGCTGTACTGCTGGAGAAGTTAAAAACAGGGCTGATTTGATAATCTTCTGGGGATGCAACCCAATGCACTCACACCCAAGACACATGAGTAGATATTCAGTATTTGCAAGGGGCTATTGGACTGAAAGAGGAAGAAAAGATAGAAAAATTGTGGTTGTTGACCCAAGAAAAACCGACACTGCAAAGTTAGCGGACTTACATGTTCAATTAAAACCAAACACCGACTATGAGATGTTCTCCGCACTCCTTACAGTATTGAGAGGAAAAAGACCACACCACAGCATTGAAAAAATAACAGGAGTTCCGATAGAAACAATAGAAGAAATGGTTGAGTTGATGAAAAATTCAAAATTTGTAAAAATTTATGGTGGTTTAGGATTGCCTGCATCAAGAGGGGGACATAGAAACATTGAAATGGTTTTGAATTTAGTTAAAGAACTAAATAAATACACAAAATGTGCTATAGGGGCTTTAAGAGGACATTGCAATGTAAATGGATTTAACCAAATCGCATCTTACATGTATGGCTATCCTTACGGTTTGGACTTTGCAAGGGGTTATCCAAGATACAACCCTGGAGAATTTACGTTTGCAGATCTTTTGAGAGAGAGGGAAATTGATGCAATATTGGTTGTTGCGGCAGGTATTGTGGAGCATACACCAAAGGACTGTGCAAAATATTTAAATGAGATTCCAATGGTTTGTATTGATATTGCCCCAGGACCAACGCCTTATGCATCAGATGTTGTATTGCCTGGAGTTATTGATGGAATGGAGTGCGGAGCAACATTTTATAGATTTGATGGATTAACCCTTTATGCAAAACCATTCACAAAATCACCATTCCCATTCACAAAAAGCAATGAAGACACATTAAAACAAATATTCAACAAAATTAAGGAAATTAAAGAAGAAAAGAAAATAAATAAACATAATCAGCCCAAATAA
- a CDS encoding molybdopterin molybdotransferase MoeA translates to MISVREAEKILSKFYFNKTEYIKIEESYGRVLAEDIISNIDIPRFDRSDIDGYAVAEILEEYILIDEVFAGDDKDLEIKGNECVSVATGGKVPKNTKYVIPVENTIKIGNKIVVINFDRIEGISKKGCDVKKGDIILKKGTLINERNIGVLACLGIEEVKVYKTPKVGIISTGNELFKMTKDINSKTIASIVKKAGCEPIFLGIARDDPNEIKEHIIEASKKCDIIVTSGGVSIGKKDFLPRIVDELGEILFHKVKMRPGMPILFGKIDKKPIFCMPGNIVSCLVCSYVFLLPLLMKMAHKPYRRKIIKAKLSEKIISEPDFLYLWPVKLKNGIAYPTFKGSNMLTSILNADGLSVIKEHELKKDEGDMVDVWIFE, encoded by the coding sequence ATGATTTCAGTCAGAGAAGCAGAGAAAATTTTAAGTAAATTTTATTTTAATAAAACCGAATATATTAAAATAGAGGAGTCCTATGGTAGAGTTTTAGCAGAGGATATAATAAGCAACATTGACATCCCAAGGTTTGATAGGAGCGATATTGATGGCTATGCAGTTGCGGAAATTTTGGAGGAATATATTTTAATTGATGAGGTTTTTGCAGGGGATGATAAGGATTTGGAGATAAAAGGAAATGAATGCGTTTCAGTTGCTACTGGTGGAAAAGTTCCTAAAAATACAAAATATGTAATTCCAGTTGAGAATACAATAAAAATTGGTAATAAAATTGTTGTTATAAATTTTGATAGAATTGAAGGAATTTCAAAAAAGGGATGTGATGTTAAAAAAGGAGATATTATTTTAAAAAAAGGAACTTTAATAAATGAGAGGAATATTGGTGTTTTAGCATGTTTGGGGATTGAAGAAGTAAAGGTTTATAAAACTCCAAAAGTTGGGATTATCTCAACCGGAAATGAGTTATTTAAAATGACAAAGGATATAAATTCAAAAACAATCGCATCTATTGTAAAGAAAGCAGGTTGCGAGCCAATATTTTTGGGAATTGCAAGAGATGATCCCAATGAAATAAAAGAACATATAATTGAAGCGTCAAAGAAATGCGATATTATTGTAACTTCTGGTGGTGTTTCCATTGGGAAGAAGGATTTTCTTCCAAGGATTGTTGATGAGTTAGGGGAAATATTATTTCATAAAGTTAAGATGCGCCCGGGAATGCCAATATTATTTGGAAAAATTGATAAAAAACCAATATTCTGTATGCCAGGGAATATTGTTTCATGTTTAGTTTGTAGTTATGTGTTTTTGCTCCCATTATTGATGAAAATGGCACATAAACCATATAGAAGAAAGATTATTAAAGCAAAACTATCTGAAAAAATAATATCTGAACCTGATTTTTTATATCTATGGCCTGTAAAATTAAAAAATGGCATAGCATATCCAACATTTAAGGGTTCTAACATGTTAACCTCAATATTGAATGCGGATGGACTATCTGTAATAAAAGAACATGAGTTAAAAAAAGATGAAGGGGATATGGTAGATGTTTGGATTTTTGAATAG